Proteins co-encoded in one Prunus persica cultivar Lovell chromosome G6, Prunus_persica_NCBIv2, whole genome shotgun sequence genomic window:
- the LOC18773451 gene encoding uncharacterized protein LOC18773451, producing MPRPPLASSFQLLEINLISAQDLYPASKSMRTFAVAWVNPQRKLTTRVDQNGHTNPTWNEKFVFRVDDEFLKDDTSKIMIEIYASAWLRDVLIGTAAVVVNNLQNKSKMRFMAIQLRRPSGRPQGILNIGLGLLDNTMRSMPLYSELSSSAVGYWDLMEGKGANQKNHDPNYKDQDKFIIFQRSQSDRTGSDYGFSKSRPPSSVCDGLSKSKASSAICNAATGGFSKTTKPQGSFCNSSIVNGSELSSAQKGGKGGSICSDVGPSPSVVAAAIAKGIYPLGHVGGNVVRHAAQGDARNSLLDEWTDQDSVEGLKTKIERWRTELPPVYDCKNKNNNNNNNNNNTSQHPKLLQSSHQLTNRPPKSRRSRSGGRSLFSCFALGCELSITCGGGGKKPKKKSSGKVHLGTSDMTFDDSSYLR from the coding sequence aTGCCACGACCCCCATTAGCCTCGTCGTTCCAGCTCCTGGAGATTAATCTGATTTCGGCGCAAGATCTTTACCCGGCGTCCAAATCCATGCGGACGTTCGCCGTCGCGTGGGTGAACCCGCAACGCAAGCTGACGACACGTGTCGACCAGAACGGCCACACCAACCCGACGTGGAACGAGAAGTTCGTCTTCCGAGTCGACGACGAGTTCCTCAAGGACGACACGTCGAAGATCATGATCGAGATCTACGCCTCCGCGTGGCTCCGCGACGTGCTGATCGGGACGGCTGCCGTGGTGGTGAACAACCTTCAGAACAAGTCCAAGATGCGCTTCATGGCGATCCAGTTGCGCCGCCCCTCCGGCAGGCCGCAGGGGATTCTCAACATCGGCCTCGGCCTCCTTGACAACACCATGCGGAGCATGCCGCTCTACAGCGAGCTCAGCTCCTCTGCCGTCGGGTATTGGGATTTGATGGAAGGAAAGGGGGCAAATCAAAAGAACCACGACCCCAACTACAAGGATCAAGACAAATTCATAATCTTCCAAAGATCCCAGAGCGATCGAACGGGTAGCGATTACGGGTTCTCGAAAAGCCGGCCCCCGAGCTCCGTCTGCGACGGGCTCTCCAAAAGCAAAGCCTCGAGCGCCATTTGCAATGCCGCTACAGGGGGCTTCTCAAAAACTACTAAACCTCAAGGTTCATTTTGCAATAGCTCGATTGTGAACGGTTCTGAGCTTAGCTCTGCGCAGAAAGGGGGAAAGGGTGGGTCCATTTGCTCTGACGTGGGGCCCTCGCCATCCGTGGTGGCGGCCGCCATAGCCAAGGGGATATATCCACTTGGCCATGTCGGAGGCAATGTGGTGCGCCACGCGGCACAAGGTGATGCAAGGAACTCGTTGTTGGATGAATGGACGGACCAGGATAGCGTGGAGGGGTTAAAGACAAAGATCGAAAGGTGGCGGACAGAGCTGCCCCCAGTGTACGACtgcaagaacaagaacaataacaataacaataacaataacaatacTAGTCAACATCCGAAGTTGCTCCAGTCGTCTCACCAGCTCACCAACCGACCGCCGAAGAGTCGCCGGAGCCGTAGCGGCGGCAGAAGTTTGTTTTCGTGCTTTGCATTAGGTTGCGAGCTTTCAATTACTTGTGGTGGCGGAGGTAAGAAGCCTAAGAAGAAGAGTAGTGGCAAGGTTCATCTCGGCACATCTGATATGACTTTCGACGACTCCTCGTACTTACGGTAG